TCTAAAATCTGTTTATGTTGAACCAAAGGAATAAAGTAGAAGCCTAAGGACTTCTTTGTGGCTGTATTTTATTCAGGACAACCTAGAGGATGCACTGCTGTCCACTCACCAGGAGATGGAGctgcaccaccaccagcctCTGGCCATGGAGAAACTTCAGTTCAAGAAGGAGGCTCTTCAGAACCAGCTCATTAACATCCGTGGAGAGCTCTCACAGGCTTCTAGTGTAAGACTCCCTTTGATAGTGTGATATACAATGCATTACATACATCATCTCTTCTAGTAGGCTGTTGCTGATGAAAttgagaaaacaaacaaattttaACCCTGATTTAGGCATTAACCACTGCCCGTATGGAGTTTGAGGCTTTGGAGGATGAGGCAAACGCCATTCATGGAGATCTGTGGGAGCAACTCAACGCTGGAGGCCAGGTGACACAGTCTTTCctgttacattttcttttgctgttcATGAAATTGCGCAGTGTCCTTAAACcttaaaaatgttatgaaatgtCTGAGCTATTCAGCCAGAGCATAAAACAACACTTAATATATAATTTGctaattaatttgtttgtttttatttttgcagagtGTCCTTGTTCGTAATCACATACAGAAGGAGTTTTGGAGAGTCCAAGATGTATTAGAAGCACTTCATAAAAACAATTCAtccagaggcactaacacagcCAAGCACAAAAGTAAAGCTTCTTCTGTTCTAAAGATCCGAAGAAATATATATTCTACCTCATCTAATATCTTACTGTTGTGTGTGCTTTACAGTGGTCAGCAGTGGTACCTTTAGCACCAATAGTCCTGCCAGTCCTCTAAGCTCCGTAAGCCTGACCAGCCCACTCAGCCCCTTCTCCCCACTGCCTGGCTCCCAGACCCCCCCATCCAAACACCCTGAGGTAAGAAGTAGCTGCATCTACCCTAGACCTGACAGTAGTGGATTGTGCTTAAATGATACCACTCAACCCAAAATGCGTAGAAATCCTATTCCTAAACAGCGACCTAAGTCCTGCATAGTTTCACAATGCGAACTAAAGACGAGGTCAAGACCCAGGAGTTTAAAAGATCCAGATCAAAGCCTGCCTGTTTTGTTGGAGAACTTTAGACTGCCCTTAAATATTGTGGAAGAACCTATTTTTGACTCTCAGATAAATTATGAGCAAAGTGTTACACCTTGTACCAAGGATAAACAAAGGAACCAAATACAGTATTACCAATGCAACAGTCAAAAGGCTCACGTGCCCCAGGTAGATGAACCAACGTGTCTGCACAGCAGATATTGCCAATCAGTTCCCATTCAGGAATCCTATCAGACCGATGTTCTTGACCTAATTCCAGAGTCGTGTCCCGTCTCAgtcatttgtgtaaaaaagaGTTTCCCTGAAGCATCTCATGTGATCTATTCCCCTGTGGGCAGTCCACAAACCTGCCCCAGAAACAGCTCCCATAAAATCTTCAAGCAGACACATCTTTAACTCCACACAACAACGATGCTTCTTTTTATTTCCAAAACTTTGcaattcatgttttgtccttgttaACAATACTACATGATTgttgcataaaatgtatctagaGGTTCATACAGTTCTTCTAATCTTCTAATTCTATAaatattttcagttttctttAATATAATTGAGTtcagttttttatgttttacaacaGAAGTATGATGGTGCATGCCccatcaattcaattcaattcaattcaagtttatttatatagcacatttaaaaacaacctcagctgaccaTCATATCAGATATCATACCATCATATCAGATGAAACAAATTCAAACTATTTTTgaaattttatattcatttaaagACGATATACATAAAGAAGAAATATCCTTATTCTCAACATTGCTTTCCCTGTAGTTGCTTAAAtacttgtttattattttttattattatactatttaaaatgataacAAATATCCACAGTGCATTCATCAAACAAAATATCAAGTTTTAAAAAGACTTGTTAAAAGAATTTAGTGAACATTTGTGTCTAAACCGTTGGACTTTCACATCAGTACAGATTTGTATAATTTGGAACTacatttgtagtattagtatttgaAGCATTTCTTATCTTATTTCTAGTCTTTTGTGCTTTGCTTTTCTTCATATTTAAACATTCTGCTGAGGTATGCCTTTCTATAAGCTTATGATCTTGCTATTATCTTCCCCCTGCTCTCCCCTGAACCtgccctctcttccttcccttGTCTTGCGCCTTGATGGTGAGCCAGGAGTGTGTCCCTCCCCGACCCCCCCTCCCTAAGTCCTACTACCCCCTGGAGTCCTCCCCCAGCTTCCCCCCCTCCACCCCGCCCTTGTCCCGGGACAGTGCTGCCTGGCTATGTGGCTTGGCCTACTCTGACACAGAAGATTCTTACTCCAAGGTACTTAAACCTTTCAGCCTCCTACATGCTACGTCAACCAGTCTGCAGGGTGACTTAAATCTGACTGACTTAACTCATAACCACTGCGCAAGTAAgattttttgaaagctctcttCTGTATTTTGTCATTACTTTCTTGTCTTGGCTACTTTCTGTGTATTGCTTCAACAACACCAAACATCGGTGATTTAATTTAGTCCACAACTGAAAAACAGGTTTACGGTTGACCATGAAAACACTCTATGGTAACAAGTGATATAAAGCTAGAATATCACTTATTTGTCATTTAATAAAGTAGTCAGGTTAATTAGGGGGTTTTGTTTCTGCGTTCAGTattcaatatttaatttcattgcCAAAACACGATAATTTAGTTCAGAGACTGAGAAAACCACTGTGTAAACATTGTTGCATAGGATAGAGCTAAAATAACTGCCTTTTTGTATTACTGAAGTTACTATCACTCTTATCACACACAGAATATGAGTGATGCAGAGGACACAGCCCAGGACAGACAATCCTCCACAAATAAAGGTAAACCAAAATGATACATgtgcatatttttaaatgaaatattgttATGGCTAGTACAGTCCAAAGCAGTCAGTTGATTCGATATTGTATTACTTTGTGTAAACATTTCTTCATAATTTGTTAGTGGGGGTTGTTCCACCACGGACAAAATCTCCCACAGATGAAGTTCCCACCAGAGCATCCGGTGGATCTCGGTATCGTGGAAGAATGCACAATGGAATCTCAAGAGTATGTAACTCAGTAGACATTCAGTTATTATCTTACATTTACAAACCACAGATTATTGGCATTCAGCAAGACAATAAGGGACATAATAACTTGCACAGTACAGACTTGGCTAATGTCCTTTGTGCATGCATAATCAAGCAGACTAATATATTTTTATCTGAAGCACATATATTGGCATTGGTTTGACTCAAATCTGTGTGTGCTGCTGTAGGAGCGTCCAAAGAGTGCAGTGTTTCCAGCTGAAGTGAAGCCCAAAATGAGTGTGGAGGAGCAGAACCAACGGCTGAGACGGAACCTAAGCAAGAGGCAGAGTCTGAACTTAGGCTCACACAACTACAAAGTGGTAGGAGCATTACATGGATATATAGTACTGGCATATTCTGGTTTATACTGGCTGTGAAAATTTATAtctcaggattttttttttggcataatctcgataacaatattcagacaacatttcaacaatatatcaaaataaatgtcttgtttgaggttcaagtattgtATAAAACGTAAAATAGACCATAAAATTTACCACAAAAGGGTAAAAATATTATGCTACACTAgatgtttctgtctctttttgaagtcatttttaatagttttaattatagacaatatactcgatattctaattttgcatatcttcaaaacaacaattgcGATATTATCCATTTTTCGATTTATCTCCCACCCATACCTTAGGCTAGTAACAAGAGTCAATGTCAGTTTATTAAGTATTatgctgatttttatttttattttgactgaatccaaataaaacatgcttttgtttaattttatgtagGTTATAATTAAGCACCAGGTGTGACTTTATTAGCTTTATTTCTATGTTGTCTGTATTTTATCAAATGCTATCTTCAGTCACTCAGTTTCTTCAGTTTAGAGTCACTGCAAAAGCATGGACTTGTCATTTAAACCATTAAACtcattagtaaaaaaaaacaaaacactttgatACACTAGTATATAGTTCCAGTTCCTCAAGTGTGGTGTGTTGACATTAATAATATAAGTCATATAAGACcacgtgtgttgtgtgtacaggtTCCTAGACGGCTGACAGCTCATGAGATTGATATAAAAGAATTGGAGGCTGCAGTGCGGGGTGAGGGCCTGGAGTCTCCCAGTGAGGAGATCGCCAGACTCAGACGTTTACAGGTGGAGCCCGAACTCTATGACCAGGTACAATACCACCTGTCCACTCTATTcaggcacaaacacagacagaaaaaatatataagccAAGTATCACAGAAAAAACAATACCCAGACTGTAGACTGTGACTCCCTTGTTGCTCAGTGTTAGATGTCCAAAGTAACTCGTTTGTAAACCCAACTCATGGCTTGTCAACAAAATGAATACAACattacttctgttttttttattctgatttcTTACTTTTGTATTAGTTAATTTACAGATTGGTCTGTGTAATCCTAATCATATGGATGTATCAGTAGTGTCCAGATGGAAGTCTTGGCCTCTGTGTAGAGAAAAAGGGTGCTCCAAATGACCAAGGTCATATTGAGCCAGCCTAACCATGTGCTGCTCTCGCAGTTTGTGCTAATGCCCTCTGGGAGGCGATATGTCACCCCACAACAAAAGATTAATCTACATACATTTCTTTATTCCTTCTGACATAAAACCTTTAAATGTGATATGAATTTGCTAATGTGTCCCCTGATGTACTGATGTTTGAATGTATGGTGACTGATTGATTGAATTTGGACATGTGCATCTTTACATACTgtgtatattttatacattatttTGTCAAGGTCTTGGCTGCAGAGCGCCTCCTGGAGGAAGATGATTCTGTTCCTCTCAGTCCTGCAGAACAGCaagagaagcagaagaagctGGAGCGTATTAGAACTCTTATTGCCAAATCAAAGTAGGTTTGGCTTAAAAGTAACTGTTAATAGTTTATctgctaaaataaatctttattgtctttattgtaatttattgtatttttgtggtATTGCTTTAAAGCATTGACTCAAGTTTAgcatatttttcatgtgtttagCTTGCAGAACATGGTCCCAGTACTAGATGGTCCTGTGGATGGAGCGCCCCCTGTCAGCTCTCAGCAGCAGTTGCAGGAGCAAGAGAAGCGCATTGAGATCTCATGTGCCTTGGCTGCAGAGGCGTCCCGTCGCAGCCGCCTGCTGTCTGGTAGGTTacctactttaaaaaaaaattgtgtacaGAAGTATAATTTTCCTGCACAAAGAAAGGACTGAAAAATGTGCTGTTGTCCGTGATTTGTAGTGTGTTcgtattaaaatgtttgtagatTCCGGTACTGCATATGTGTCGACTAAACCTGGCATTATTTCATGTAGTACTACTAAGTTGTGCGTGCATGCACCAGCACATGTACTGATGAAGTCATCCTAACCTCAGTTCTTCCCATAGTTTGTATTTGTTCACCATAGACATAGATGTAGAATGTATGTTTACCCAAATGTTCTGTGTGGTTGCAGCCCGCTGTATCCCCAGCCCCCCCACCTCCCCGACCCGTCCATCTCCGCCCTCTGAACCAAACTCTGCCAATGTCATGAAGGCATGAGCACACAAGGTAACCCACTGTCCTGCTCCTAGATCCTTCACCACTGCACTTTCAGTAGGATGTGTCCTGTTTCACTGAAGAATGTAAATCACAGCCAGCCAACATGCCGCTCCATTCATTGCTGGTTGGTTTCACCACTATTGCCTTGTCTATGTAAGGATTGCTCACAGTGTAGTGATATAAAACAGTGATTAACTATTGCCAGAACTACCTGTGTGGttactcaaaaataaaactcGGTAGTTAGATaggtataataaataaataataggtgGAATCTAATGAATCAGATATAGCTCTTAATTGAATGCAATTGCCAACTACATAAAGAAAATGTTATCTTAGTAACAATTTTGACATTTCCATGTAATAATTAAGCTGAATTgctgaattattattttaaatatgccTCAAGCTGGAAGTgatttaaagttgttgtttttttcccataaaacatatatttttgtagCAGAAAATGAGTCATTTCCATGAGTCATTTTACACCCCCTTAGAAACAAGAAAGTGGCCATAAGGCTGTGGAGGACAATTCTTTCTTAACTTTGCCACCTCAATATTTCACTTGTACTGTTGTAATGTAGTTCTATTTACTCCCTCCTGATCGCATGGACAATGGGAGTCATTCAGTGTTTTCAGCATTGCCCTTTGGCAGTCACCCAGGATTCATAGAACTATAGTTCCATTTGTAACTCTTTGATATGGATGTAAAGCATTGTTATTATGTGCAGCATTAAAATACTCTATTCATTTTACTGTTATGAACTTTATTTTCCTGTGTTTGTCTACAGCTCAGGCCTGGGTTGCTGCCAAGTTTGACCGAGCTTCTTTCTGAGAATTCACCtgactgacaatggtttccccTCACCTCACTTCAATTTGACCAAAAAGCTAAAGCTATAGGAAGAGGACTATAGAAGACACACCAGATTCAAGTAGCTCAGGACTCAGTGAAGTGAAATGGGACCTGTTCATTTCGGAGTTGTGTTTGAAGATGAGCTACGTCCACATGGAATAGCAGCACATTTGCATGGTTCCGGATGTGGAGCGTCCCGGGAGGACATGTCTCTGTGGTCCTGCCTAGGACGTACATAAACTGGGTTGTGCTCAGCTCACTGTGATGCCTCGTTCCCATCTGTCTCCATTACCTCATGTCAGCAGATCACTTCTGTTCATATGCAACTTCATGGCACTAAACAAAGCACTTGAACACACACATGCCCATGTTGTCAAAGAGTAACACTCACTGTAGAGATTTACAGTCTTTAACCCTAGAGTACAGCACTACTGTGTATATAACACTACAGATATTATTCATATCCTGACTATTCTAAACTATGAAAGCTGAGCAGTATCTGTTTTAAGAATGGACTTCTTTGGAGGTTCCATCTGTCAttttgtttcagtcatgttACGTTGGAGTCATCTGTGTCCTCTTATCAAGAATATATTAGGTTTCAGACCTTGTTCAAAACCTCTTGGTGTCTACATGCAGATTATTTTATGGTTAAAGTTACAAAAGTGCTCAATAATTCCTATATAATATGTGAAGTCTTAAAGTGGCTAAAACATAACGTTTTAGCATAGCGTGCACCAGTCCCTTTTTGCCATGGATAATATACACATGCATGGTGGATCAGAGCTTTCCTGACAGTTTGGATAGTTTTCTAAATCCAACCTATGTGCTCCCTCACTTTATCGGTATCAGAATGTGATGTGGTTACATTATAAATCAAGTCGTTATTCACTATTGTGAATAGAACCTATTCAGATAAAGAGTCATTTTATGTAATGGAACAGAGCAGCAGTCATCCCAGTAGTGTTATGTCATCCTTTGTGTATTTAGAAGAAAGTTACTAATGTTTAATAACTTCAAAAAGACTAAGCAAACATATGAATTAATCATGCTATATTATTTGTAGAACTACAAAATGCATGAACATTGGACAGCTGTTAGTGAACCATCTCAACAACAGCATTTCTCTGACCTGGGTTATTTTGACaatgtaattttaaactgttagacTGAGCAAACACATAGGTCTGTTTAATTATGTATCATGCAAATAACTTTATTCTAAAGTGCATCCCTGATAACAAATTGTTTTACAATCCAAGATATGTGTTGATAGCTCTTCCCATGTGAAGTCACTGACACAGATTATAGTTAAAAGTTTATTGGGATTAATGCTGTGTTTATGTGCTTGAGTTGATACAAAAAGTGAACAAATAATTTACCGTTACCAATGCAAAAATACCTCTGCATGTTCTTTCCTTGCCTTATGCATTTGTTAACTGATATTTAATGAAAGCTTGAAAACAAATGCCTTGATTGTGTCTGATTACACGTGAACGCAGCATTAATATCAACTTTAATATCTGTCAAAGATGTGTTCAAACTGGACCTTCTGAGTATAGAAATATGTGTTTGTGAGCACACATATGACCTGTACAATGTAGCAGATGATACTGTCCAGCGTTGTAACACTCTCTGTTCACTGTCTCTTTATTTCAGCATGTCACTTTAGTTAGCACAGGTCAATGCTTCATGGATAATGTTATCAGCTGGAGTTGGTGGACGTTgaacatacagtatatatatattctgtaaAGTAAATGTATGTGGAAAGTGACCTTAGTGTAATTCTCATACAGTCAGTTATTTGAGGGGAACTATACAGTAGGCTATTTAACTGTAAATGTTAATGTTCATTTGGTTCATTGCAGTGtgtttaaaataatgtgtaTATGACATCAATTGGACTGATGTGGAAACAGATTTTGTAACACAATTTGGCTAATGATCATTTCATAATTCATGTAGTCATGTTCATTTGTTCAGAGTCATAAACTTTCATGAAAGATAAAGCAAAAAACACTACAGCTGGAGAGGAGATTTCTATATTTgttcttttgcagattttttagaAGCGTGGAAGATGACatgcatatttttttaaattcatggATAGTCACGTTTCACAAAcctaattttaatgttattgaGAAGAGTTTGATGAAGCAAAGCTATTTTCGAATGAATTCGGAGAAAAACATTGATCtatgttgttaatatttgataCTCTTCTGTATGTAGCATTTGAGGCTAATGAGAATAAAGATGACCTACAATATATACACCAATTATTGTATATGGTATTTACAGTAATTGTATGCTGGATGATTAATAATATCAAATGTAACCATtttgggaaaaaatacaaagtgcTTGGACTATgcaattaattaaaaacactgcGCTTGCTTTAAAATATTTGCAATAAAGTGAATGTATGCCTTGTTTCTCCAAGTGCTTATGACGGCAGCATTTTGTAAGCTTTTGTTGATCAGTGCATAAATGATTCATGCTGCTGTGGTATAATATAATATCATTTACAAAATTACTCATGTaatgtaaacatgtaaatgGGGTAAAACGTAACAGGTATGTTTATAGGAAGAACATTTTAGTGAGCAGAGGAATAACGGTAGCAGTTGTGAAAATAAGGGCACTTGTAACAACTGTCCAAAGGAATtgtaaaaagaaacacaaaaataaatgtagtgaGAGTAGTTCTTTTAATCTCCAAATTCACAAGTTGCTCTTTTGTcctcaattacattttattgccCGAATACTCTTCAACAAAGTATCCTCCTTTTCCGTGATTAGGATGAAGTGGCTTTTAAATGGCACTCAAATTGGTACATTTAATGACGCTGTCAAAGCAGAATGAACAGAAACAATTGTCAACAAGTGTTTTGAACAGCCTTGAAGTGAATAGGCAGTAAGTTGAAAAGAAATGTCATTGTTAGAGAGAAGCAAATAAAGGATATGTTATTCATAGTTTGTCTAGTGAGGCTTGCATTTGTCATGGACTTAATCAGACAGTATGCTACATCAGGGTAAACTGCTCCTTTTCTTTAAGAGTATCTAATAACCATCTTTAGGCATGGCTGATTGTACCATTGTTACCAACTGATACATGCACTACATCATTAGACAATTTTATTCCCCCAAAATAGTGCTACTATTTCATTAAACTACACGTAATTTACACTGCATTACGGCAGAATTACtggaaataaaatctaaattggtTTGAGAAGGAGTGTATCTGTGTCGTGACCTCACTGATCCAATAGTTAATGATTCTCTCAGTGCACCATAACAGCAcaaaggtcacatgacacagccaGATGTCAGCTGGACTTCAACATGGTGGCCATCACTGAGTTTCAGAGTAAgtgctcttgttttgtttttaatataataaatgtgttcTACATGGGACATGAAAGGACCATATGTGAAGTTATTAACCTTGTGCTGACTCAGTTATTCAAATAGGACGATATTTCTGTACACGTGGAATATTAATGAATGACAGTCATCAATGATGTATATATTCTGTATGTTTAATATGGTTTTGCAGAGATAGGCGTTGGTTTGATGGGATTTGGCttgttctttcttctctttggAGTCCTGCTGTACTTTGATTCTGTTCTGTTGGCATTTGGAAATGTAAGTCTTGACAAAAACATCCATTACTATCTTGTTTGTATGAGGTGAGgcagtgtgccaagaaaacttTAAAAAGCTTACATTTGTTGTAAATTTAGATGATTTATGGCTCATGTCCTGATCCATTTTAATCTATAGTTTGGCGCCCGTAGGTTTGTGAATAGATTAAGAAATGTTCCATTCATTGGTGTAATCGTGTGTGAGGAGAGAAGGCTCTGATAAGCTCAGAGCAGAAGGTGGACTCTGACTCATGACACAGTCCACTCTCTGAATCATCTGAACGGGCACAGTCCTCGtctaaaagcattttttttttcaaactgaacTAATTTTCGTAGATACAGTTAGCATTTTTGTTGTCATAATTCAGACCAAAAAGAGCCCTTCTAAGATGAGGACTAATTAGTTTTAACAAAAGAATCTGGCAACCCTGTGGGCCTTTTGATTGAATTGTCCattgtttaaagggcctatggagatgtgttttgtttcataaaacattgaaacatttaaaaacatttctgagttgaaaatgttcacctctagggttaagaactggctgaaaatgagtcaaaactgtacccacTTGTAAATAAGTAGTATGACAGTTGGTGAGTGAGAGAACGTGTGAGTGTTGAATGTATATTTGGGCACTGATGTAGCTATTTTAaggggcaggtgttttaatatgctgtgcatattggtgaattgtggagaagcccaaccagggacgggagttgagaattagctcTTGCTATAAACTCTATATGGATCACATCAGCtgtaatgttcatgttgtaactacgtcagattgcattgtccctgtcaaataaatatataaataaataaataacatacacacatgtttaacacacaaaccctgcatatttagactgtgttcttctctcagacagaaaatgctgttccacctggtgatgtcatgtcatacatcttcagtagaatcatttggatgatttcagccctagataAAGggtgctgttaacttgaaaattactgcttcatgacatcacaaggtgcaacacaGCATTTTCAGCTTGGTGGATGTaaagagactaataataaaggattactcaaacatgtgtgaatgaaacgaaacacaactccaggtatgattttgaccAGGTAACAACAGAGTCacttctgtgtaatataggtccCTTCACCCCTAGCACTTTTTTtgagacatgtttttgtttatgtggTACTGTGTGAAAACTGTGATGGTTAAATTGCTCCTGTTGTCGATGCAGATCCTGTTTCTGTGCGGGCTGACTTTCATCACAGGCTTAAGAAGAACAGCACACTTCTTCTTCCAGAGACACAAGTTTAGGGGCTCGTTCTTCTTTTTGGGAGGGGTCACTCTGGTGCTCTGCCGCTGGCCCATCATTGGCATGGTCGCTGAATGTTATGGCTTTGTGCTTTTATTCAGGTAGGGGATTGTAATCAGTGTGAAGATCATTGATTAAAGGGcatgtatctgatttttaaccATG
The sequence above is drawn from the Periophthalmus magnuspinnatus isolate fPerMag1 chromosome 5, fPerMag1.2.pri, whole genome shotgun sequence genome and encodes:
- the plekha6 gene encoding pleckstrin homology domain-containing family A member 6 isoform X3: MSQAADVETTQSSETSGITADVSSTMVTKAPDPQTPQTDSDCKPPSQPPSQPNGNGPETPSPALSCSRPDNNNSVKTEAPVEGPGGVPAHSKSHPNGWAPHNTIPRTSAAQSHHQERTVPPQEAVVMRRGFVPRTAPERVAQRRSSMAQLQQWVNQRRGMASQEDLHSPSRYYTVNRGVSEYYGYPPDPRYMDDYPLFSGGMRPDSICTLSAVGAYDQRWTLEDKRRSLRDGPHQLYGPPMMRDSWGPQHYGMETSMRRLSIQPRSRSVPRSPSSSSGGLYSPVPPNYVSPARSPSTRFDHDPARIRDDHIYADPSVYSLRRSLSSPKYDFPGTRRSLSQGLYHHSYPVSPSIHSKMVPPYNDPYSRELHPTLKLNEIETSKLLGRLCEQNRFLKDQEALVHRLRMDKDNLEDALLSTHQEMELHHHQPLAMEKLQFKKEALQNQLINIRGELSQASSALTTARMEFEALEDEANAIHGDLWEQLNAGGQSVLVRNHIQKEFWRVQDVLEALHKNNSSRGTNTAKHKMVSSGTFSTNSPASPLSSVSLTSPLSPFSPLPGSQTPPSKHPENMSDAEDTAQDRQSSTNKVGVVPPRTKSPTDEVPTRASGGSRYRGRMHNGISRERPKSAVFPAEVKPKMSVEEQNQRLRRNLSKRQSLNLGSHNYKVVPRRLTAHEIDIKELEAAVRGEGLESPSEEIARLRRLQVEPELYDQVLAAERLLEEDDSVPLSPAEQQEKQKKLERIRTLIAKSNLQNMVPVLDGPVDGAPPVSSQQQLQEQEKRIEISCALAAEASRRSRLLSARCIPSPPTSPTRPSPPSEPNSANVMKA
- the golt1a gene encoding vesicle transport protein GOT1A — its product is MVAITEFQKIGVGLMGFGLFFLLFGVLLYFDSVLLAFGNILFLCGLTFITGLRRTAHFFFQRHKFRGSFFFLGGVTLVLCRWPIIGMVAECYGFVLLFRSFFPVALSFVLSAVNLPFLSSWVSGSSSMV